A genomic window from Hirundo rustica isolate bHirRus1 chromosome 14, bHirRus1.pri.v3, whole genome shotgun sequence includes:
- the LOC120759381 gene encoding protocadherin alpha-6-like produces the protein MGERRCAAVRVLVLQAAWALAGGQVRYSVPEEAEAGTVVGRLAQDLGLEAGEAEARRLRLVAQGRRASVELSGASGALLLSSRLDREQLCAKSAPCALRLEVLLERPLRVFHVELEVTDINDNAPVFPATRKNLSIAEFTTLPGSRFPLEEASDADIGANAQLSYTLSPSEHFRIEEENSNSRSKSLFLVLTKPLDRETIPVHRLVLTASDGGRPSLTGTMELLISVLDANDNAPQFNQSVYNVHLSEDAIQGTLVAQMNATDLDEGSNRNIKYDVDTIVPPSASDLFSIDANTGEIRLAGTLDFEAVNLYNINVKATDQGTPPLSGHCKVVLEVVDVNDNAPEVWVTSLSVPVSEDASVGTVVAVLSVSDRDSGANGRVRCWVWPASPFGLEATFAGSYSLVLREALDRERVSEYELEVRAEDGGAPALRASRGLRVPVSDVNDNAPAFAQAVYTVLARENNAAGAELARLWARDPDEAGNGRVSYSVWEGGVAGGGAALPPSSSSWSGPGWRPASSYVSVDAESGLLWALQPLDYEELQVLQFEVRAVDAGEPPLCGNATVQLFVLDENDNAPALLPPAGSAPEAGPVPAEAAAAGSGTLWAWAAWGAPAGQVVAKIRAVDADSGYNAWLRYELWEPRAKGPFRVGLYSGEVSTARALDEADGPRHTLLIVVRDHGQPARSATATLSVSLLEAAEAALAAGSSSSAASASSSSRAAVGAELAPGAASAATNVWLVVAICAVSSLFLLALVLYAASRWAPRAAVLSAPGPTTLVCASEVGSWSYSQRHSRSLCVADGAAKSDLMVFSPNFPPPPPGPAAKDTQPEPSALLHTVSAAALLTCRPFFPLLSLFSSSPPRVLFPCGEALPPPPEGNVKTSTIHNSDHLLLENTVLGVGKVLSITKKLPDLAF, from the exons CGCGCTGCTGCTGAGCTCGCGGCTCGACCGGGAGCAGCTGTGCGCCAAGAGCGCGCCGTGCGCGCTGCgcctggaggtgctgctggagcggCCGCTGCGCGTCTTCCATGTGGAGCTGGAGGTCACCGACATCAACGACAATGCCCCCGTCTTCCCCGCCACACGGAAAAACCTCAGCATCGCGGAATTCACTACTCTGCCGGGGTCTCGTTTCCCTCTGGAGGAGGCCTCGGATGCGGATATCGGAGCGAACGCGCAGCTCTCCTACACACTCAGCCCCAGCGAGCATTTTAGaatagaggaagaaaacagtaaCTCTCGCAGTAAGTCCCTGTTTCTGGTACTCACAAAGCCTCTGGACCGCGAGACGATTCCCGTGCACCGGTTGGTGCTGACGGCGAGTGACGGGGGCCGGCCGTCTCTGACAGGGACAATGGAGCTGCTGATCTCGGTGCTGGATGCGAACGACAACGCGCCCCAGTTCAACCAGTCCGTGTATAATGTACATTTGTCCGAGGACGCCATACAGGGCACATTAGTGGCTCAGATGAACGCCACAGACCTGGACGAAGGAAgtaacagaaatataaaatatgatgTCGATACTATTGttcctccctctgcctcagATTTATTCAGCATTGATGCGAACACTGGGGAGATCAGACTGGCTGGCACACTGGACTTTGAGGCAGTTAATTTATACAACATAAATGTTAAGGCAACTGATCAAGGGACGCCCCCGCTGTCGGGTCACTGCAAGGTGGTGCTGGAGGTGGTGGACGTGAACGACAACGCGCCGGAGGTGTGGGTGACGTCGCTGTCGGTGCCGGTGTCGGAGGACGCGTCGGTGGGGACGGTGGTGGCCGTGCTGAGCGTGTCGGACCGGGACTCGGGGGCGAACGGTCGCGTGCGGTGCTGGGTGTGGCCGGCGTCGCCGTTCGGTCTGGAGGCGACGTTCGCGGGCTCGTACTCGCTGGTGCTGCGCGAGGCGCTGGACCGGGAGCGGGTGTCGGAGTACGAGCTGGAGGTGCGTGCGGAGGACGGCGGGGCGCCGGCGCTGCGCGCCAGCCGCGGGCTGCGGGTGCCGGTGTCGGACGTGAACGACAACGCGCCGGCGTTCGCGCAGGCCGTGTACACGGTGCTGGCGCGGGAGAACAacgcggcgggcgcggagctgGCGCGGCTGTGGGCGCGGGACCCGGACGAGGCGGGCAACGGGCGCGTCAGCTACTCGGTGTGGGAGGGCGGCgtggccggcggcggggccgcgctgccgccgTCGTCGTCGTCGTGGTCGGGGCCCGGCTGGCGCCCGGCGTCGAGCTACGTGTCGGTGGACGCGGAGAGCGGGCTGCTGTGGGCGCTGCAGCCCTTGGACTacgaggagctgcaggtgctgcagttcGAGGTGCGCGCGGTGGACGCGGGCGAGCCGCCGCTGTGCGGCAACGCCACGGTGCAGCTCTTCGTGCTGGACGAGAACGACAACGCGCCGGCGCTGCTGCCGCCTGCGGGCTCGGCGCCGGAGGCGGGCCCCGTGCcggccgaggcggcggcggcgggctcGGGCACGCTGTGGGCGTGGGCGGCGTGGGGGGCGCCGGCGGGGCAGGTGGTGGCCAAGATCCGCGCCGTGGACGCCGACTCGGGCTACAACGCGTGGCTGCGCTACGAGCTGTGGGAGCCGAGGGCCAAGGGCCCCTTCCGCGTCGGCCTCTACAGCGGCGAGGTGAGCACGGCGAGGGCGCTGGACGAGGCGGACGGCCCTCGCCACACGCTGCTCATCGTCGTGCGCGACCACGGCCAGCCGGCGCGCTCGGCCACGGCCACGCTCAGCGTGTCGCTGCTCGAGGCGGCCGAGGCGGCGCTGGCCGCGGGATCCTCCTCGTCGGCGGCTTCGGCCTCGTCGTCGTCGCGGGCGGCGGTGGGCGCGGAGCTGGCGCCCGGTGCGGCCAGCGCGGCCACCAACGTGTGGCTGGTGGTGGCCATCTGCGCCGTGtccagcctcttcctgctggCCCTGGTGCTCTACGCGGCGTCGCGCTGGGCGCCGCGGGCGGCCGTGCTCTCGGCGCCCGGGCCCACCACGCTGGTGTGCGCCAGCGAAGTGGGCAGCTGGTCCTACTCGCAGCGCCACAGCCGCAGCCTGTGCGTGGCGGACGGCGCGGCCAAGAGCGACCTCATGGTTTTCAGCCCCAACttccctccgccgccgcccggccccgccgccaaGGACACGCAGCCGGAGCCCTCCGCTCTCCTCCACACGGTCAGTGCCGCTGCCTTGCTCACCTGTCgccctttctttcctctgctgagtcttttctcctcctcaccCCCTCGGGTTCTTTTTCCTTGTGGCGAGGCTCTGCCCCCTCCGCCTGAGGGCA ATGTGAAGACATCTACCATACACAACTCGGACCACTTGCTTTTGGAAAATACGGTGTTG GGAGTGGGAAAAGTTCTGTCCATAACCAAGAAGTTGCCAGACCTGGCATTTTGA